A part of Micromonospora chersina genomic DNA contains:
- a CDS encoding CinA family protein: MGTDANHERPAGSPAASVVHSLHERKETLATVESLTGGLLSAAIVEIAGVSGIYRGGLVVYATELKSELAGVPEDLLAERGPVDPDVATALAEGGRRRCGADWGLATTGVAGPEPQDGKPVGLVYVAASGPDGTEVRELHLDGGRDHIRAAAVIEALRLLAERIHAAVEADEAASAGEAGETESAGDADRAGAGQR, translated from the coding sequence ATGGGGACGGATGCGAATCACGAGCGGCCCGCCGGCAGTCCGGCGGCCTCCGTGGTGCACAGCCTGCACGAGCGCAAGGAGACCCTGGCCACCGTCGAGTCGCTGACCGGCGGGCTGCTCTCCGCCGCGATCGTGGAGATCGCCGGGGTGAGCGGGATCTACCGGGGCGGCCTCGTGGTCTACGCCACCGAGCTGAAGTCGGAGCTGGCCGGCGTACCGGAGGACCTGCTGGCCGAGCGCGGGCCGGTCGACCCGGACGTGGCCACCGCCCTCGCCGAGGGCGGGCGGCGGCGGTGCGGCGCCGACTGGGGGCTGGCCACCACTGGCGTGGCCGGGCCGGAGCCCCAGGACGGCAAGCCGGTCGGCCTGGTCTACGTCGCCGCGTCCGGGCCCGACGGCACCGAGGTACGCGAACTGCACCTCGACGGTGGCCGGGACCACATCCGCGCGGCCGCGGTGATCGAGGCGCTGCGCCTGCTCGCCGAGCGGATCCACGCCGCGGTCGAGGCCGACGAGGCGGCATCCGCCGGCGAGGCCGGCGAGACCGAATCCGCTGGCGACGCCGACCGGGCGGGGGCCGGCCAGCGGTGA
- the pspM gene encoding phage shock envelope stress response protein PspM — protein MVDERARHFRRLRRLRRSARRWSVLAGGLGGAAAVLTPYAGLGLPDAAWAGAAGSAIAVAAWRWVDLRALAAVPAPPALDPAEAAARSRARLVAAVERLPVGPGVLAEVRRVRSRLALRGTTAAEAWARLDRAALTLAGLAGRLTGLAEPAVREAAEADRSLRDLANRVAGVERALKLAPAEARGSLAEAHATLVGQLDSGVAAYERLVVAAAGYVAEDAHPSTQDPSAARLTEATDLLHGVAGALAELRATQTPLRTP, from the coding sequence ATGGTGGACGAGCGGGCGCGGCACTTCCGCCGGCTGCGCAGGCTGCGCCGGTCCGCGCGGCGCTGGAGCGTCCTGGCCGGCGGGCTCGGCGGCGCCGCAGCCGTGCTGACCCCGTACGCCGGGCTGGGCCTGCCGGACGCGGCCTGGGCCGGCGCCGCGGGCAGCGCCATCGCCGTCGCCGCCTGGCGCTGGGTCGACCTGCGCGCCCTCGCCGCCGTGCCGGCCCCGCCGGCCCTCGACCCGGCCGAGGCCGCCGCCCGCTCCCGGGCCCGGCTGGTCGCCGCCGTCGAGCGGCTGCCCGTGGGCCCGGGCGTCCTCGCCGAGGTACGCCGGGTCCGCTCCCGCCTCGCGCTACGCGGCACCACCGCGGCCGAGGCGTGGGCCCGGCTCGACCGGGCCGCGCTGACCCTGGCCGGGCTGGCCGGCCGGCTCACCGGGCTGGCCGAGCCGGCCGTCCGCGAGGCGGCCGAGGCCGACCGCTCCCTGCGGGACCTGGCCAACCGGGTGGCCGGCGTGGAACGCGCGCTGAAGCTCGCCCCGGCCGAGGCGCGCGGGTCGCTCGCCGAGGCGCACGCCACCCTCGTCGGCCAGCTCGACAGCGGGGTGGCCGCGTACGAGCGGCTGGTGGTGGCCGCCGCCGGCTACGTGGCCGAGGACGCCCACCCGAGCACCCAGGACCCCTCGGCCGCCCGCCTGACGGAGGCCACCGACCTGCTGCACGGCGTGGCCGGCGCCCTGGCCGAACTCCGGGCCACCCAGACCCCCCTCCGCACCCCCTGA
- the pgsA gene encoding CDP-diacylglycerol--glycerol-3-phosphate 3-phosphatidyltransferase — protein MTGAESTVAAPVPLLNAANVLTAVRLVLVPVFAVTVVASAMSHAGWRMAACLIFVVASATDLVDGWIARRFGLVTPLGKVADPIADKALTGAALVLLSWYDRLPWWVTVVILARELGITALRFWVIRHGVIAASRGGKIKTALQILAITWYLWPMPDALAPVGPWIMGAAVVVTVVTGFDYIAQALRLRRPTR, from the coding sequence ATGACCGGGGCGGAGTCGACGGTGGCGGCCCCCGTGCCCCTGCTCAACGCGGCCAACGTGCTGACCGCGGTGCGGCTCGTCCTGGTTCCGGTGTTCGCGGTCACCGTCGTCGCCTCCGCGATGAGCCACGCCGGCTGGCGGATGGCGGCGTGCCTGATCTTCGTGGTCGCCTCGGCGACAGACCTGGTGGACGGCTGGATCGCCCGCAGGTTCGGGCTGGTCACCCCGCTCGGCAAGGTGGCCGACCCGATCGCCGACAAGGCCCTCACCGGCGCCGCCCTGGTGCTGCTCTCGTGGTACGACCGGCTGCCCTGGTGGGTGACCGTGGTGATCCTCGCGCGCGAGTTGGGCATCACCGCGCTGCGCTTCTGGGTGATCCGGCACGGCGTGATCGCGGCCAGCCGCGGTGGCAAGATCAAGACCGCGCTCCAGATCCTGGCGATCACCTGGTACCTCTGGCCGATGCCCGACGCGCTGGCCCCGGTCGGCCCCTGGATCATGGGCGCCGCCGTGGTGGTCACCGTGGTCACCGGCTTCGACTACATCGCCCAGGCCCTCCGGCTGCGCCGCCCCACCCGCTGA
- a CDS encoding zinc finger domain-containing protein — MPEGDTVWNTARVLQRALAGARLTGSDFRVPQLAATDLTGWTVRESASRGKHLLLRLTAPPDAAAPPGATTATRTDATRANTTRAGAAEADATRADTTRAAAATGRDWTLHSHLRMDGAWRAYAPGERWAARPAHLIRVVLRSPGAVAVGYHLHELALIPTAEEESLVGHLGPDLLGPDWDPDEAVRRLAAHPDETIGEALLDQRNLAGVGNLYKCEVLFLRGVSPWTPVRAVPDLAGTVGLAQRLLAANRGRWTQSTTGSLHRGQTSYVYGRRAQPCRRCGTAIRKEELGERVTYWCPACQPDRS; from the coding sequence GTGCCCGAAGGCGACACCGTCTGGAACACCGCCCGCGTCCTCCAGCGCGCCCTGGCCGGCGCCCGGCTCACCGGCTCCGACTTCCGCGTGCCGCAGCTCGCCGCGACCGACCTGACCGGCTGGACCGTGCGCGAGTCGGCCAGCCGGGGCAAGCACCTGCTGCTCCGCCTCACCGCACCGCCCGACGCCGCCGCCCCGCCCGGTGCCACCACCGCCACGAGGACCGACGCGACGCGAGCAAACACCACGCGGGCCGGTGCCGCGGAGGCCGACGCGACGCGCGCCGACACCACGCGTGCCGCGGCCGCAACCGGGCGGGACTGGACGTTGCACTCGCACCTGCGGATGGACGGCGCCTGGCGGGCGTACGCCCCGGGCGAGCGCTGGGCGGCCCGGCCCGCGCACCTGATCCGGGTGGTGCTCCGCTCCCCCGGCGCGGTGGCGGTGGGCTACCACCTGCACGAGCTGGCCCTGATCCCGACCGCCGAGGAGGAGTCCCTGGTCGGCCATCTGGGCCCGGACCTGCTCGGCCCCGACTGGGATCCCGACGAGGCGGTCCGCCGGCTGGCCGCCCACCCGGACGAGACCATCGGCGAGGCGCTGCTGGACCAGCGGAACCTGGCGGGGGTGGGCAACCTCTACAAGTGCGAGGTGCTGTTCCTGCGCGGGGTCTCCCCGTGGACGCCGGTGCGGGCGGTGCCGGACCTGGCCGGCACGGTCGGCCTCGCCCAGCGGCTGCTCGCGGCGAACCGGGGCCGCTGGACGCAGAGCACGACCGGCTCACTGCACCGGGGGCAGACCAGCTACGTCTACGGCCGCCGGGCCCAGCCGTGCCGCCGCTGCGGCACCGCGATCCGCAAGGAGGAGCTGGGCGAGCGGGTGACCTACTGGTGCCCGGCGTGCCAGCCGGACCGCTCCTGA
- a CDS encoding PspA/IM30 family protein produces the protein MANPFVKGWKYLMALFGAKIDEHADPKVQIQQAIEEAQRQHQALVQQAAAVIGNQRQLEMKLSRQMTEVEQLQGNARQALVLADQARGRGDEAEAGRYEQSAQLLASQLVSAEQAMEDLKTLHDQALGAAAQARKAVENNSMILQQKLAERTKLLSQLEQAKMQETVARSLESMSALTAPGTTPSLNEVRDRIERRYADAMGRAELAGNSVEGRMLEIQKATLDSAGSARLEQIRSSMAGEQLGGRQERPAVEQPADPAAAARLDQIRSSMSRERGTGESTTS, from the coding sequence ATGGCGAACCCGTTCGTCAAGGGCTGGAAATACCTGATGGCGCTCTTCGGTGCGAAGATCGACGAGCACGCCGACCCGAAGGTGCAGATCCAGCAGGCCATCGAGGAGGCCCAGCGGCAGCACCAGGCGCTGGTCCAGCAGGCGGCCGCGGTGATCGGCAACCAGCGCCAGCTGGAGATGAAGCTGTCCCGGCAGATGACCGAGGTCGAGCAGCTCCAGGGCAACGCCCGGCAGGCCCTGGTCCTGGCCGACCAGGCCCGGGGCCGCGGCGACGAGGCCGAGGCGGGGCGCTACGAGCAGTCCGCGCAGCTGCTCGCCAGCCAGCTGGTCTCCGCCGAGCAGGCCATGGAGGACCTCAAGACCCTGCACGACCAGGCGCTCGGCGCGGCCGCCCAGGCCCGCAAGGCGGTCGAGAACAACTCGATGATCCTCCAGCAGAAGCTGGCCGAGCGCACCAAGCTGCTCAGCCAGCTCGAACAGGCCAAGATGCAGGAGACCGTGGCCCGCTCGCTGGAGTCGATGTCGGCCCTCACCGCGCCCGGCACCACCCCGTCGCTCAACGAGGTCCGCGACCGGATCGAGCGCCGCTACGCCGACGCCATGGGCCGGGCCGAGCTGGCCGGCAACTCCGTCGAGGGCCGGATGCTGGAGATCCAGAAGGCGACCCTCGACTCGGCCGGATCGGCCAGACTGGAGCAGATCCGGTCGAGCATGGCCGGCGAACAGCTCGGCGGCCGGCAGGAGCGCCCCGCCGTGGAGCAGCCGGCCGACCCGGCGGCCGCCGCCCGGCTCGACCAGATCCGGTCCAGCATGAGCCGCGAGCGCGGCACCGGGGAGAGCACCACGAGCTAG
- a CDS encoding fibronectin type III domain-containing protein, producing the protein MVLFRRLRPGWTDRFARTAEDHAPTVPAARAAEEETGPTPASLDPAAVPRCFGPVPNFAASPLPALDRDGRPVPGTGIRKFVDPLPVPGPLATAGLGARLPVAVPDTITWPGCDYYEIGLQEYAQRLHRDLPATRLRGYRQLNLGTDASGHNTVSPPDRPWHLGPMIVARRGRPVRIKFINQLPTGRAGELFLPVDETVDGAGTGPLDGPAPYPGNRAVPHLAGAQTAWISAGNPWQWVTPAGEITPYPTGVGVTPVPDMPPPGAGATTLYFPNEQSGRLMWLHDNTLGLSRLTVYSGQLALYLLMDPAEERLVDEGVLPADQLPLVIEDKTFVPDDAQLAAQDPTWDRDRWGAKGSLWHPHVYQPRQNPYRSSGGNPTGRWDYGPWTHDPDGGASPWVAPVPNPHHDPVTEPDEPPLAPGVPHPSAVPEAYGDTPLVNGVAYPYLEVAPRAYRFRILNACADRTLNLQLYRAASDRPMWTESGAPGDPRAGEVPMVDAARAAGRPAYWPVDGREGGVPDPAAAGPELVQIGNEGGLLPAPVVRPNRPIGYRYDRQDPTVLNVDGHTLLLAPGERADVVVDFATVPPGSTLILYNDCPAPLPRFDSRYDHHSDAPDRTATGGLPASRPGYGPNTRTLLQFRVTGTPAAPYDRERLAARLPGAYAESQRPPIVPQPAYDAAFGTRTPGETLVPARVTSVTFTPAGAVAPVTLPLAVKSVGQVFEPRHGRAVGRLGVGHPNAGPRTPATLPLGPVDPATEVLYATDPTVPVGAPADGTQLWRIVGDAPRTHPVHIEGCDVQLVNRVGWDGTVRPPDAGELGWKDTVRVNPREDVIVALRPVPPTLPFKIGDSVRLLDPTRPAGARLDASPVSPVDGRPAVVVNQLVNLGWEYRWQTRSAGLRDQGMSRPLVLRVAPKAPTGLTATPAPGSATALPAIALAWTGNGSRPPATSHRLQRATDASFTAGLTEITVAAAATRYTDATVTPGVTYHYRIRAENAVSCSAWSNSVPASVQLTAPAKLAAVVPPAAPLRVALRWANRSFATGVDVQRATNPTFTSGPGTTAIAVGEAHLDPAVAPDTTYYYRVRTTYLGAASPWSTVATVTTPPRPGLPTGVLATATAPAPDTATVILSWSASTPTGAGAGFVVQRATDAAFTNDVATFSVTGRGFTNTGLTRGTTYHYRIRSTNVVGTSPWTTPTQVTTPD; encoded by the coding sequence ATGGTGCTGTTCCGCAGACTCCGGCCGGGATGGACGGACCGGTTCGCCCGGACCGCCGAGGACCACGCGCCGACGGTGCCCGCCGCCCGCGCCGCCGAGGAGGAGACCGGTCCGACCCCGGCCAGCCTCGACCCGGCCGCCGTGCCGCGCTGCTTCGGCCCGGTGCCGAACTTCGCCGCCAGCCCGCTGCCGGCGCTCGACCGGGACGGCCGGCCGGTGCCCGGCACCGGCATCCGGAAGTTCGTCGACCCGCTGCCGGTGCCCGGCCCGCTGGCCACCGCCGGGCTGGGCGCCCGCCTGCCCGTCGCGGTCCCCGACACGATCACCTGGCCGGGCTGCGACTACTACGAGATCGGCCTCCAGGAGTACGCGCAACGCCTGCACCGCGACCTGCCGGCCACCCGGCTGCGCGGTTACCGCCAGCTCAACCTGGGCACCGACGCGTCCGGCCACAACACGGTGAGCCCGCCCGACCGGCCCTGGCACCTCGGTCCGATGATCGTCGCCCGGCGCGGCCGGCCGGTCCGGATCAAGTTCATCAACCAGCTGCCCACCGGCCGGGCCGGCGAGCTGTTCCTGCCGGTCGACGAGACGGTCGACGGGGCGGGGACCGGGCCGCTGGACGGGCCCGCGCCGTACCCGGGGAACCGGGCCGTGCCGCACCTGGCCGGGGCGCAGACGGCGTGGATCAGCGCCGGAAACCCGTGGCAGTGGGTGACCCCGGCCGGCGAGATCACGCCGTACCCGACGGGGGTGGGGGTGACCCCGGTGCCGGACATGCCGCCGCCGGGCGCCGGCGCCACCACGCTCTACTTCCCCAACGAGCAGAGCGGCCGGCTCATGTGGCTGCACGACAACACCCTCGGCCTGTCCCGGCTCACCGTCTACTCCGGGCAGCTGGCGCTCTACCTGCTGATGGACCCGGCGGAGGAGCGGCTGGTCGACGAGGGTGTGCTGCCGGCCGACCAGCTTCCCCTGGTGATCGAGGACAAGACCTTCGTGCCGGACGACGCCCAGCTCGCCGCCCAGGATCCCACCTGGGACCGGGACCGCTGGGGCGCCAAGGGCAGCCTCTGGCATCCGCACGTCTACCAGCCGAGGCAGAACCCGTACCGGAGCAGCGGCGGGAACCCGACCGGCCGCTGGGACTACGGCCCGTGGACCCACGACCCGGACGGCGGGGCCAGCCCCTGGGTCGCCCCGGTCCCGAACCCGCACCACGACCCGGTCACCGAGCCGGACGAGCCGCCCCTCGCCCCGGGCGTGCCGCACCCGTCGGCCGTGCCCGAGGCGTACGGGGACACGCCGCTGGTCAACGGGGTCGCCTACCCGTACCTGGAGGTGGCGCCGCGGGCGTACCGGTTCCGGATCCTGAACGCCTGCGCCGATCGGACGCTCAACCTCCAGCTCTACCGGGCCGCCTCGGACCGGCCCATGTGGACCGAGAGCGGCGCGCCGGGCGACCCACGCGCCGGCGAGGTGCCGATGGTCGACGCGGCCCGGGCCGCCGGGCGGCCGGCGTACTGGCCGGTCGACGGGCGCGAGGGCGGGGTGCCCGACCCGGCGGCCGCCGGCCCCGAGCTGGTCCAGATCGGCAACGAGGGCGGCCTGCTGCCCGCCCCCGTGGTGCGTCCGAACCGCCCGATCGGCTACCGGTACGACCGCCAGGACCCGACGGTGCTCAACGTGGACGGGCACACCCTGCTGCTCGCCCCCGGCGAGCGGGCCGACGTGGTGGTGGACTTCGCGACCGTCCCGCCGGGGAGCACGCTGATCCTCTACAACGACTGCCCGGCACCGCTGCCCCGGTTCGACAGCCGCTACGACCACCACAGCGACGCCCCGGACCGCACCGCCACCGGCGGCCTCCCCGCCTCCCGCCCCGGCTACGGGCCCAACACCCGCACGCTGCTCCAGTTCCGGGTCACCGGCACGCCGGCCGCGCCGTACGACCGGGAGCGGCTGGCCGCCCGGCTGCCCGGCGCGTACGCGGAGAGCCAGCGACCGCCGATCGTGCCGCAACCGGCCTACGACGCGGCCTTCGGCACCCGCACCCCCGGCGAGACGCTCGTGCCGGCGCGCGTCACCTCGGTCACCTTCACCCCGGCCGGCGCGGTCGCCCCGGTCACCCTGCCGCTGGCCGTGAAATCGGTCGGGCAGGTCTTCGAGCCCCGGCACGGCCGGGCGGTGGGGCGGCTCGGCGTGGGCCACCCGAACGCCGGGCCGCGCACCCCGGCCACCCTGCCGCTCGGCCCGGTCGACCCGGCCACCGAGGTGCTGTACGCGACAGATCCCACCGTGCCGGTGGGCGCGCCGGCCGACGGCACCCAGCTGTGGCGGATCGTGGGCGACGCGCCCCGCACCCATCCCGTGCACATCGAGGGCTGCGACGTGCAACTGGTCAACCGGGTCGGCTGGGACGGCACGGTCCGCCCGCCGGACGCGGGCGAGCTGGGCTGGAAGGACACCGTCCGGGTGAACCCCCGGGAGGACGTGATCGTCGCCCTGCGCCCCGTGCCACCCACCCTGCCGTTCAAGATCGGCGACAGCGTACGGCTGCTCGACCCGACCCGGCCGGCCGGCGCCCGGCTGGACGCCAGCCCGGTGAGCCCCGTCGACGGGCGGCCCGCCGTGGTGGTCAACCAGTTGGTGAACCTGGGCTGGGAGTACCGCTGGCAGACCCGCTCGGCGGGGCTGCGTGACCAGGGCATGAGCCGGCCGCTGGTGCTGCGGGTGGCGCCGAAGGCGCCGACGGGGCTGACGGCCACGCCCGCGCCCGGCTCGGCCACCGCGCTGCCGGCCATCGCGCTGGCCTGGACCGGCAACGGCAGCCGCCCCCCGGCCACCAGCCACCGGCTGCAACGCGCCACCGACGCGTCCTTCACGGCCGGGCTCACCGAGATCACCGTGGCGGCCGCCGCCACCCGCTACACCGACGCGACAGTCACCCCGGGGGTCACCTACCACTACCGGATCCGGGCCGAGAACGCCGTGAGCTGCTCGGCCTGGTCGAACAGCGTCCCCGCCTCGGTGCAGCTCACCGCGCCGGCGAAGCTGGCCGCCGTGGTGCCGCCGGCCGCGCCGCTGCGGGTCGCGCTGCGCTGGGCCAACCGCTCCTTCGCCACCGGCGTGGACGTGCAGCGGGCCACCAACCCGACGTTCACCAGCGGGCCGGGCACCACCGCCATCGCCGTGGGCGAGGCCCACCTCGACCCCGCGGTCGCCCCGGACACCACCTACTACTACCGGGTACGCACCACCTACCTGGGCGCGGCGTCACCCTGGTCGACGGTGGCCACCGTGACCACCCCGCCCCGCCCCGGCCTGCCGACCGGGGTGCTCGCCACCGCCACCGCGCCCGCCCCGGACACCGCCACGGTGATCCTGAGCTGGTCGGCCAGCACGCCCACCGGCGCGGGCGCCGGTTTCGTGGTGCAGCGCGCCACCGATGCCGCGTTCACGAACGACGTGGCCACCTTCAGCGTCACCGGACGGGGCTTCACGAACACCGGCCTGACCCGGGGCACGACGTACCACTACCGCATCCGCTCGACGAACGTGGTCGGCACGTCCCCCTGGACCACCCCCACCCAGGTGACGACCCCCGACTGA
- the rimO gene encoding 30S ribosomal protein S12 methylthiotransferase RimO, with protein sequence MVSATSPSSPAAGADGRRVALLTLGCARNEVDSEELAARLHADGWQVTTDGEGADVVVVNTCGFVEKAKQDSIQTLLAAADTGAKVVAAGCMAERYGRELADSLPEAQAVLSFDDYPDIAARLDAVVAGEALDAHTPRDRRELLPLTPVKRREAAVSLPGHGTPTRIAAEADEHTPAHLRQVLRHRLDTGPVASLKLASGCDRRCAFCAIPAFRGAFVSRTPDELLAEAEWLAKTGVRELVLVSENSTSYGKDLGDPRALEKLLPQLAAIDGIVRVRASYLQPAETRPGLVEVIATTPGVAAYFDLSFQHSSEPVLRRMRRFGSTDRFLELLASARALAPEAGARSNFIVGFPGETRQDVAELTRFLTEARLDAIGVFDYSDEDGTEAAGLPGKVSAATIKRRYDRLAALADELCSQRAEERLGSTLEVLVDSVADGVVEGRAAHQAPEVDGSTTLVAPAGGGVDLAALRPGDLVRATVTATEGVDLVAVPDEMISAAPGAAR encoded by the coding sequence ATGGTGTCTGCCACCTCCCCTTCTTCTCCTGCCGCCGGCGCCGACGGCCGTCGCGTCGCCCTGCTGACCCTGGGTTGCGCCCGTAACGAGGTCGACTCGGAGGAGTTGGCCGCCCGGCTGCACGCCGACGGGTGGCAGGTGACCACCGACGGCGAGGGCGCCGACGTGGTGGTCGTGAACACCTGCGGTTTCGTGGAGAAGGCCAAGCAGGACTCGATCCAGACGCTGCTGGCCGCCGCCGACACCGGCGCCAAGGTGGTCGCCGCCGGCTGCATGGCCGAGCGGTACGGCCGCGAGCTGGCCGACAGCCTCCCCGAGGCGCAGGCGGTGCTCAGCTTCGACGACTACCCGGACATCGCGGCCCGGCTGGACGCCGTGGTGGCGGGTGAGGCGCTGGACGCGCACACCCCACGCGACAGGCGCGAGCTGCTGCCGCTCACCCCCGTCAAGCGCCGGGAGGCGGCCGTGTCGCTGCCCGGCCACGGCACCCCGACCCGGATCGCCGCCGAGGCCGACGAGCACACCCCGGCGCACCTGCGGCAGGTGCTGCGGCACCGGCTCGACACCGGGCCGGTGGCCTCGCTCAAGCTGGCCAGCGGCTGCGACCGGCGCTGCGCGTTCTGTGCCATTCCGGCGTTCCGTGGGGCGTTCGTCTCCCGTACGCCGGACGAGCTGCTCGCCGAGGCGGAGTGGCTGGCCAAGACCGGCGTCCGTGAGCTGGTGCTGGTCAGCGAGAACTCCACCTCCTACGGCAAGGACCTGGGCGATCCCCGGGCCCTGGAGAAGCTGCTGCCGCAGCTCGCCGCGATCGACGGCATCGTGCGGGTGCGTGCCAGCTACCTCCAGCCCGCCGAGACCCGGCCCGGCCTGGTCGAGGTGATCGCCACCACGCCCGGCGTGGCCGCGTACTTCGACCTGTCGTTCCAGCACTCCAGCGAGCCGGTGCTGCGCCGGATGCGCCGGTTCGGCTCCACCGACCGGTTCCTGGAGCTGCTCGCCTCCGCCCGCGCGCTGGCCCCCGAGGCGGGCGCACGGAGCAACTTCATCGTCGGCTTCCCGGGCGAGACCCGGCAGGACGTGGCCGAGCTGACCCGCTTCCTCACCGAGGCGCGCCTCGACGCCATCGGCGTCTTCGACTACAGCGACGAGGACGGCACCGAGGCCGCCGGCCTGCCCGGCAAGGTCTCCGCCGCCACCATCAAGCGGCGCTACGACAGGCTCGCGGCGCTCGCCGACGAGCTGTGCTCGCAGCGGGCCGAGGAGCGGCTCGGCTCGACCCTCGAGGTGCTTGTCGACTCGGTCGCCGACGGCGTGGTCGAGGGGCGGGCCGCCCACCAGGCACCCGAGGTCGACGGCTCGACCACCCTGGTCGCCCCGGCCGGCGGCGGTGTGGACCTGGCCGCGCTGCGCCCCGGCGACCTGGTCCGGGCCACGGTCACCGCGACCGAGGGTGTCGACCTGGTCGCCGTACCGGATGAGATGATCTCGGCGGCGCCCGGCGCGGCACGGTGA
- a CDS encoding SAM hydrolase/SAM-dependent halogenase family protein encodes MTSPTGGPWISLTTDYGLADGFVAACHGVLARLAPAARVIDVTHLVPPADVRRGAAVLAQTVPYLPVGVHMAVVDPGVGTARRGVALATPGGLLVGPDNGLLLDAAEALGGIAAAVELTNPAWLAPAVSRTFHGRDVFAPVAARLALGAPLAEAGPAVDPATLVRLPAPLVRADDTGFTAEVLTIDHFGNVQLAAPGELLSGLPARVRVAGRAAVHGRTFGDAPAGGLVAYVDSAGLVALAVNTGRAVDLLGLRPGDVVTVTGD; translated from the coding sequence ATGACCAGCCCCACCGGCGGTCCCTGGATCTCGCTGACCACCGACTACGGCCTGGCCGACGGTTTCGTGGCGGCCTGCCACGGCGTGCTGGCCCGGCTCGCCCCGGCCGCCCGGGTGATCGACGTGACGCACCTGGTACCGCCGGCCGACGTACGCCGGGGCGCGGCGGTGCTCGCGCAGACCGTGCCGTACCTGCCGGTGGGCGTGCACATGGCGGTGGTCGACCCGGGCGTCGGCACGGCCCGGCGGGGTGTCGCGCTGGCCACCCCGGGCGGGCTGCTGGTCGGCCCGGACAACGGGCTGCTGCTGGACGCCGCCGAGGCCCTCGGCGGGATCGCCGCGGCCGTCGAGCTGACCAACCCGGCCTGGCTCGCCCCGGCGGTCTCCCGCACCTTCCACGGGCGGGACGTGTTCGCCCCGGTCGCCGCGCGGTTGGCGCTCGGCGCGCCGCTCGCCGAGGCCGGTCCGGCCGTGGACCCGGCCACGCTGGTCCGGCTGCCCGCGCCGCTGGTCCGCGCCGACGACACCGGCTTCACCGCCGAGGTGCTGACCATCGACCACTTCGGCAACGTCCAGCTCGCGGCACCCGGTGAGCTGCTGTCCGGGCTGCCGGCGCGGGTACGGGTGGCCGGCCGGGCGGCGGTGCACGGGCGCACCTTCGGCGACGCGCCGGCCGGTGGGCTGGTGGCGTACGTGGACTCGGCCGGGCTGGTGGCCCTGGCGGTCAACACCGGGCGCGCGGTCGACCTGCTCGGCCTGCGGCCCGGCGACGTGGTGACGGTGACGGGCGACTGA
- a CDS encoding helix-turn-helix domain-containing protein, which translates to MVLLRRVIGDALRARRQGQHRTLREVSSAANVSLGYLSEIERGQKEPSSELLAAICDALGARLSELLREVSDTVALAEQMPGVLVPMADEPVESTPVAPAAVRKATNRGVRQVTSDGSVAVQVRQDSPLKATLRSTRVRPADRDVVCAA; encoded by the coding sequence ATGGTCCTGCTACGCCGCGTGATCGGTGACGCACTGCGGGCGCGCCGGCAGGGGCAGCACCGCACCCTCCGCGAGGTCTCGTCCGCCGCCAACGTGAGCCTGGGTTACCTCTCCGAGATCGAGCGCGGCCAGAAGGAGCCCTCCAGCGAGCTGCTGGCCGCCATCTGCGACGCGCTCGGCGCCCGCCTCTCCGAGCTGCTCCGCGAGGTCAGCGACACGGTCGCGCTGGCGGAGCAGATGCCCGGCGTGCTGGTCCCGATGGCCGACGAGCCGGTCGAGTCGACGCCGGTCGCGCCCGCGGCCGTGCGCAAGGCGACCAACCGGGGCGTCCGCCAGGTCACCTCCGACGGCTCGGTGGCCGTCCAGGTCCGCCAGGACTCGCCGCTCAAGGCGACGCTGCGCAGCACCCGGGTCCGCCCCGCCGACCGGGACGTGGTCTGCGCCGCCTGA
- a CDS encoding GNAT family N-acetyltransferase translates to MASIQVRPAEAGDHADVAALHRREWGGPYVVVHDTRYDLRELPTLVAVDGAGGFAGALVHRLADGGLEVVSVAATVPGNGAGSALLTAAEAVATAAGADRLWLVTTNDNLRALRFYQRRGLRIVGVDPGAVDRARAVKPSIPYLGEDDIPLHDELRLERRLTASGARA, encoded by the coding sequence ATGGCCTCGATCCAGGTACGACCCGCCGAAGCGGGCGACCACGCCGACGTCGCGGCGCTGCACCGGCGCGAGTGGGGCGGCCCGTACGTGGTGGTCCACGACACCCGCTACGACCTGCGCGAACTGCCCACCCTCGTAGCGGTCGACGGGGCGGGCGGGTTCGCCGGGGCGCTGGTGCACCGGCTCGCCGACGGCGGGCTGGAGGTGGTCAGCGTCGCGGCGACGGTCCCGGGAAACGGCGCCGGCAGCGCCCTGCTGACCGCCGCCGAGGCGGTGGCCACGGCCGCCGGGGCGGACCGGCTCTGGCTGGTCACCACCAACGACAACCTCCGGGCGCTCCGCTTCTACCAGCGCCGGGGACTGCGGATCGTGGGGGTGGACCCCGGCGCGGTGGACCGGGCGCGGGCGGTCAAGCCGAGCATCCCGTACCTGGGTGAGGACGACATCCCGCTGCACGACGAGCTGCGGCTGGAGCGGCGGCTGACCGCGTCGGGAGCCCGGGCATGA